The following DNA comes from Candidatus Binataceae bacterium.
GCTCCGAACGGCTCGCCGCTATTGAGGTTGCGGTCGAAGCGTGGAAAGTTGCTCGAGCTGACCTCGAGCCGGATGCGGTGCCCCCGCCGGAAGACGTTACTTGTTGCCCACAGATCGATGGTGAACAGATACGGTTTTCCGGCCTCCATCAGCTTGGGCTCGCTGGCGGATTCCCGGTATCGGGCACGAATGATCCCATCGAGAAGGTTCTGGGCGTAGCCGTCCGGGTGAACATCGATGAGTTTCGCGGTAAAGTCGGTGTCGACCGCCGAAGAGGCTGCCCACAAGACTACGCTGACCGGTCCGGTGATCTCGACCGGCTGTTCGAGCGGATCCGAAGTATAGAGCAAAACGTCCGCTCGCTGTTCAACCGGTCGTTGGTCCTGAACGCCGATATCAATAGCCAGGTTGTTACCGCCCAACGATGGGACCGGATTGTCTGGATCGTAAACGTAGGTATCGGGTGGTTCGGCATCCGGTGGCACGGTCGAAAGTGCTCCGTCACCGGCGAGGGTGTTGGCGCCCTTCTGGCTGTGCAGGAAATAACGCACCTGTTGCATATTGGGTGGCGGCCAGTCGGACAACTTTTGCCAGCGATTTTCGCCCAGCGTGAAGATGGTGACCGGCGGCTCCTCCATAACTCCGTTGTCTACATCCTTGAGCCAGTAGTCGAACCAGCGCAGAAGAGTTTCGTTTAGATCGATCAGCGCCGCGGGCCCGAAATCGATATCTCCGGCACCGCGCGAGCTCGGCACATTATAAGGGAGCAGGTGACCCCAGGGCCCGATGATCAGGCGCTGGCCGCGGCGCGCCTTTTCGAAGCTACTGTTAGCCTTGATGCTGCAAAATGCACTCGGGGCTCCTTCGCCGAAAATGTCATACCACGAGCTAACGTGCAGCATCGGGACCCTGATGCTCGCCGCATGGCGGTTTACGTTGGCCCGATACCAGTACTCTCCATCGTCGGCGTGCGCGATATGATCGGCAAGGTACGGCGCAGTCTCCTTGAGGAGCTCCACCCAATCCTTGATTGGAAGGTGCCGATACCAGTGTTCGGTAAGGGGAGTGAAAGCGTTCTGTCCGAAACGAGTTTGCCGAATGAGCGGAAACTCTCCTCCCTCCACGTACTCCTTGGCCTTCTCGAAGAGGTCATTGCGCTTTACCCTTCTCAGCGTGTGGAGTCCCTTGAAGATCGCATAGGGAAGCATCCACCCCCACAACGAAACGCCGCCGGTATGGTAGATCCAGCTCGCGTGATAGTCCGAAGACGCGGAGACCGGCGCCATCGCCTGTAGCGAAGGCGGCATGGGGTCGTTACAGGCAATCATGTACTGCGTCAGTCCGAGATAGGATTGCCCGGTCGTGCCTACGCGGCCGTTCGACCAGGGAAGCCGCGCGGCCCACTCAACCGCGTCGTAGCCGTCGGCGATCTCCTGGAAAATCGTGTTGTACTCACCTTCCGATTCGAACCGGCCGCGACAATCTTGCATGACCGTGACATAACCGTAACGAGCATAGAGATAGCTGGCACCGTTGGGGTCATCGGACCCTTTTTTGTTGTAAGGGGTGCGGCTGAGCAGAACCGGAAAACGTCCTGAACTCTCCGGACGGATCACGTCGGCGAAGAGGGTGACTCCGTCGCGGGTCTTCATAGGAATGCTTTTTTCGGTAGTGACTTTGTAGGTCTTGCGTGCGGGTACAATCACAGAAGCCTCCTTGGAAGGTCCGTGTCATCGGATGTCTGTTGCCTTGGTAAGTGATGCACGACCGTCACTCTGATTTGGGTAAAGCATTTCAATCAACTATGCCGGCCGCGTGCAGCACCTCTGTGGTGTGTTGTCCAAGCTTGGGGGGCGGCAATCGAATCGACTCCGGAGTCTCGGAAAAGCGGGCGACCGGACGCACCGTCGTGAACTTTCCGGCGGTGGAATGGTCGATCTCCGTGATTGCGCCAAGTGCGCTCACTTGCGGATGAGCGAGCAGAACCGGATAGTCCATAAATGGTACTGCGTCTCCGCCGATACTGTGAACCAGGCTCATGATCTCGTCGCGGGGTCGGTTCTGAAACGCTTTTTCCCAGATCGGTTTTACTTCGGCGGCATACCTTCCAATACTGGTCGCCGCGCGTCCGTAATCATCGAAACGTGGATCGGCTAGCACGTGTTCCATGCCGAGTTCCAGGATCAACCGATCCCAATCCTCACTGCTGGCGCGCCGAAGAATAAAGTACAGGGAACCATCTTTCGCTTGATAACCGTAGTTGGGTGGGGCGGTGTAGTGGTCGAGGTGGAATCCATACCAGTCGTCGGGATCGCTCAGCGAGTGCCACATGATCCCGCGCAGATGCAGGAGCGATCCGAACTCGCTGACCGCCACCCGCTGCCCATCTCCGGTTCTCAGCCGATGAAATAACGCCGCTAGAATCGCCTGCGCGGCAAAGATCCCGGTGTTGAGACTCGCGACGTCTGCCCCAACCCGCACGGGCTTCTCCCCGATACGTCCCAACGACGCCGTGTATTCGGCCATCGCCTGCACGACCAGTTCCGAGGCGGTGGCATGACGAAGGGGACCGTCCTCGCCAAACGGAGTTATCGAGCAATAGATCAACTTTGGATTTGCTTCACGCAGTTGAGCGTAACCAAGCCCGATTCTCTCCGCGCCGTCAGGCCCGAAATCCTGAACCAGCACATCGGCACTCGTTGCAAGTTGCACCGCTGCTTGGCGGCCGTATGCAGTTTCGAGGTCGAGCACGACGCTCTTTTTGTTCCGATTGAGACTTAGGAAAACCGCACTTTCTTCACCGACGAAAGGGGGACCCATACGACGTGCAAAGTCGCCTGCCGGGGGTTCAATCTTGATGACCTCGGCTCCGCCATCGCCGAGTTGCATGCTAGAAAAGGGGCCACATAGTCCCTGCGTAAAGTCGATTACTCGAAAGCCGTCCAAGCTCCCACCGGTGGTCATTTCCCTACTCCAGTGCCCCGATCGTCGGTGATTCCAAGCTCTCTGAGCAACTCAACGGTGTGCTCGCCCGACCTGCCACCCGCCTGAATCGGCCCCGCCGGGGTGCGCTCGAAGCGCCAGGGCAGACCATCGACGTGCATGCGGCCCCAGTAGGGGGTGTCGAGTTCGACGAGGTGGCCGTTGGTGAGGACCTGCGGATGATGGCGCAACTCGTCAAACCGCAGGAATGGTCCGTTGGGTACTCTCTCCTTGTTCAAGCGGATGGTCCACCAGGCTGCCGGTTTGGTCTTAAACCGTTCCGCCAGAATCGTGATCAGCTCAGCGCGATGCTCGACCCTGAGCGGATTGGTTGCGAAACGCGGGTCCGAAATCAGCTCGGAGAGGTCGAGAGCGCGGCAGAAGCCGGGCCATTGCTCGTCGCGCTCGACACCGATCGCCAGGTATCTGCGATCCGCGCACTCAAACGCCTCATGCGGTGCGGTGGTGGCAGCGGCGCTGCCGAGCG
Coding sequences within:
- a CDS encoding CocE/NonD family hydrolase; this translates as MIVPARKTYKVTTEKSIPMKTRDGVTLFADVIRPESSGRFPVLLSRTPYNKKGSDDPNGASYLYARYGYVTVMQDCRGRFESEGEYNTIFQEIADGYDAVEWAARLPWSNGRVGTTGQSYLGLTQYMIACNDPMPPSLQAMAPVSASSDYHASWIYHTGGVSLWGWMLPYAIFKGLHTLRRVKRNDLFEKAKEYVEGGEFPLIRQTRFGQNAFTPLTEHWYRHLPIKDWVELLKETAPYLADHIAHADDGEYWYRANVNRHAASIRVPMLHVSSWYDIFGEGAPSAFCSIKANSSFEKARRGQRLIIGPWGHLLPYNVPSSRGAGDIDFGPAALIDLNETLLRWFDYWLKDVDNGVMEEPPVTIFTLGENRWQKLSDWPPPNMQQVRYFLHSQKGANTLAGDGALSTVPPDAEPPDTYVYDPDNPVPSLGGNNLAIDIGVQDQRPVEQRADVLLYTSDPLEQPVEITGPVSVVLWAASSAVDTDFTAKLIDVHPDGYAQNLLDGIIRARYRESASEPKLMEAGKPYLFTIDLWATSNVFRRGHRIRLEVSSSNFPRFDRNLNSGEPFGAGTKSTPARQTVFHQDSMPSYLLLPLIPR
- a CDS encoding CoA transferase, yielding MTTGGSLDGFRVIDFTQGLCGPFSSMQLGDGGAEVIKIEPPAGDFARRMGPPFVGEESAVFLSLNRNKKSVVLDLETAYGRQAAVQLATSADVLVQDFGPDGAERIGLGYAQLREANPKLIYCSITPFGEDGPLRHATASELVVQAMAEYTASLGRIGEKPVRVGADVASLNTGIFAAQAILAALFHRLRTGDGQRVAVSEFGSLLHLRGIMWHSLSDPDDWYGFHLDHYTAPPNYGYQAKDGSLYFILRRASSEDWDRLILELGMEHVLADPRFDDYGRAATSIGRYAAEVKPIWEKAFQNRPRDEIMSLVHSIGGDAVPFMDYPVLLAHPQVSALGAITEIDHSTAGKFTTVRPVARFSETPESIRLPPPKLGQHTTEVLHAAGIVD